Proteins found in one Zea mays cultivar B73 chromosome 1, Zm-B73-REFERENCE-NAM-5.0, whole genome shotgun sequence genomic segment:
- the LOC100384502 gene encoding uncharacterized protein LOC100384502 — protein sequence MSRARSARELYGGIGSSRCQSARRGDFGGADSKQAIRRRGSSTRRGEQTKFVRAANKERASCACAESSTIHSRGKRSPSRDQQQIWTPILKTRLRAEAVTTRDRDRAPRLGKRLNAAMVGSLGQLAELEQGTTRAITNSGEDQGDPVEPGKERRGEEKPRGRNALRRGFGYAQERARRWTSSRARP from the coding sequence ATGAGCCGAGCAAGGAGCGCTCGTGAACTTTATGGCGGAATCGGTAGCAGCCGATGCCAGAGCGCACGGCGAGGGGACTTCGGCGGTGCGGACAGCAAGCAGGCGATTCGACGGCGTGGGAGTTCGACACGCCGTGGCGAGCAAACAAAATTTGTGCGCGCGGCAAACAAAGAAAGAGCGAGCTGCGCGTGCGCAGAGAGTTCGACAATCCACAGCAGGGGCAAACGCAGTCCGAGCAGGGACCAGCAGCAGATATGGACGCCGATCTTGAAGACGCGGCTGCGCGCGGAAGCTGTAACAACACGCGATAGAGACAGAGCTCCGCGGCTGGGAAAAAGGCTCAACGCCGCCATGGTTGGGAGCTTAGGGCAGTTAGCCGAGCTAGAGCAAGGGACGACACGGGCCATCACAAACTCCGGCGAGGACCAGGGAGATCCGGTTGAGCCTGGCAAGGAAAGGCGCGGAGAAGAGAAGCCGCGAGGGAGAAACGCACTGCGCAGGGGGTTCGGCTATGCGCAGGAGCGAGCAAGGAGATGGACGTCGAGCAGAGCGCGGCCATAG